In Burkholderia contaminans, the following proteins share a genomic window:
- a CDS encoding DUF2164 domain-containing protein, giving the protein MAIELERDVRDRAIASLQRYFTENMDEPIGNIQAGALLHFFVEEIAPAIYNLAIADAQQSLHARVTELDIECHQEPFGYWKKQPARKR; this is encoded by the coding sequence ATGGCCATCGAACTGGAGAGGGACGTACGCGACCGTGCGATCGCGTCGCTGCAACGCTATTTCACGGAAAACATGGATGAGCCGATCGGCAATATCCAGGCGGGTGCACTGCTGCACTTCTTCGTCGAGGAAATCGCGCCCGCCATCTACAACCTCGCGATCGCCGATGCGCAGCAGAGCCTGCACGCCCGCGTCACCGAACTCGACATCGAGTGCCATCAGGAGCCGTTCGGCTACTGGAAGAAGCAGCCGGCCCGCAAGCGCTGA
- a CDS encoding Smr/MutS family protein, with translation MAKNQPHPSDPAKRTIAARPVTPAPEAPPPALDAAALRGQGLAGLGALRKSLQGEADRRERARVETAKAERKAEADANLFRNEIGAIQPLNAPPRAAAGRTPPDPVPKQTQRDEEAVLNATLSDEFDPETLLDSDDSLYYHRPGISRDVVRKLRSGAWIVQAQIDLHGMRRDEARDALAEFIREAGKKGLRCLRVIHGKGLGSIGKEPVLKGKVRAWLVQKEEVIAFCEARGNDGGAGAVLVLLQPFATPADRGPRAAS, from the coding sequence ATGGCGAAGAACCAGCCCCATCCGAGCGATCCCGCGAAGCGGACGATCGCTGCCCGCCCCGTGACCCCGGCGCCCGAAGCGCCGCCGCCCGCGCTCGATGCGGCCGCGTTGCGCGGCCAGGGGCTCGCGGGCCTCGGCGCATTGCGCAAGTCGCTGCAAGGCGAAGCCGATCGCCGCGAACGCGCACGCGTCGAAACGGCCAAGGCCGAGCGCAAGGCAGAAGCCGACGCGAACCTGTTCCGCAACGAGATCGGCGCGATCCAGCCGCTGAACGCGCCGCCGCGCGCGGCGGCCGGCCGCACGCCGCCCGACCCGGTGCCGAAGCAGACGCAGCGCGACGAGGAAGCCGTGCTGAACGCGACGCTATCCGACGAATTCGATCCCGAGACGCTGCTCGACAGCGACGACTCGCTGTACTACCACCGCCCCGGCATCAGCCGCGACGTCGTGCGCAAGCTGAGGAGCGGCGCATGGATCGTGCAGGCGCAGATCGACCTGCACGGCATGCGGCGCGACGAGGCGCGCGACGCGCTTGCCGAATTCATCCGCGAAGCCGGCAAGAAGGGGCTGCGCTGCCTGCGCGTCATCCACGGCAAGGGGCTCGGCTCGATCGGCAAGGAACCCGTGCTGAAGGGCAAGGTGCGCGCATGGCTCGTGCAGAAGGAAGAAGTGATCGCGTTCTGCGAGGCGCGCGGCAACGACGGCGGCGCGGGCGCGGTGCTGGTGCTGCTGCAGCCGTTCGCGACACCGGCCGACCGGGGGCCGCGTGCCGCATCCTAG
- a CDS encoding DNA translocase FtsK produces MAKAPYSAQAQALPHRMSKLLTEIRWILQVALCAFLVMALLSYSRRDPSWTHAAQVDHITNWAGRVGAWTADIILLLFGLSAYWLIVPLARRIAVNYRRITRHEAVADEPERPIGWLTEILAFVLVVLACDGIEALRMWSLKVQLPRAPGGVVGEAVAGAMSHAFGFTGGTLLLLIALAIGLSLYFRFSWLSVAERVGGAILSAVNVAKLRREAERDRKLGEAAAVRREGKVEEERVRIEDHEPVTIVPPVVTPAKSERVERERQVPLFTDLPGDSTLPAVSLLDPAPKAQESISADTLEFTSRLIEKKLKDFGVEASVVAAYPGPVVTRYEIEPATGVKGSQIVNLAKDLARSLSLVSIRVVETIPGKNYMALELPNQRRQTVHLSEIIGSEVYAAASSALTLSLGKDIGGKPVCADLAKMPHLLVAGTTGSGKSVGINAMILSLLYKATADQVRLILIDPKMLEMSVYEGIPHLLCPVVTDMRQAGHALNWTVAEMERRYKLMSKLGVRNLAGYNNKIDEAAKREEKLPNPFSLTPEDPEPLGRLPNIVVVIDELADLMMVVGKKVEELIARIAQKARAAGIHLILATQRPSVDVITGLIKANVPTRIAFQVSSKIDSRTILDQMGAESLLGMGDMLYLAPGTGLPVRVHGAFVGDDEVHRVVEKLKEQGEPNYVEGLLEGGTTDGDEGSAGAGTGEGGDESDPLYDQAVEIVIKNRRASISLVQRHLRIGYNRAARLLEQMEQSGLVSAMSSSGNREILVPARDAE; encoded by the coding sequence ATGGCAAAAGCTCCTTATTCCGCCCAGGCACAGGCGTTGCCGCACCGGATGTCGAAGCTCCTCACGGAGATCCGCTGGATTCTCCAGGTCGCGCTCTGCGCATTTCTGGTGATGGCCCTGCTGAGCTACAGCCGGCGCGATCCGAGCTGGACGCACGCCGCCCAGGTGGACCACATCACGAACTGGGCCGGCCGCGTCGGCGCCTGGACGGCCGACATCATCCTGCTGCTGTTCGGCTTGTCGGCCTACTGGCTGATCGTGCCGCTCGCGCGGCGCATCGCCGTCAACTATCGCCGCATCACGCGCCACGAGGCGGTCGCGGACGAACCCGAGCGGCCGATCGGCTGGCTCACCGAAATCCTCGCGTTCGTGCTCGTCGTGCTCGCGTGCGACGGCATCGAGGCGCTGCGCATGTGGTCGCTGAAGGTGCAGTTGCCGCGTGCGCCGGGCGGTGTCGTCGGCGAGGCCGTCGCGGGCGCGATGTCGCACGCGTTCGGCTTCACGGGCGGCACGCTGCTGCTGCTGATCGCACTGGCGATCGGCCTGTCGCTGTATTTCCGCTTCTCGTGGCTGTCGGTCGCCGAGCGCGTCGGCGGCGCGATCCTGTCCGCCGTCAACGTCGCGAAGCTGCGCCGCGAGGCCGAGCGCGACCGCAAGCTCGGCGAGGCCGCGGCCGTGCGCCGTGAAGGCAAGGTCGAAGAGGAGCGCGTGCGCATCGAGGATCACGAGCCCGTGACGATCGTGCCGCCGGTCGTCACGCCGGCGAAGTCCGAGCGTGTCGAGCGCGAGCGCCAGGTGCCGCTCTTCACCGACCTGCCGGGCGATTCGACGCTGCCCGCGGTATCGCTGCTCGATCCCGCGCCGAAGGCGCAGGAATCGATTTCCGCCGACACGCTCGAATTCACGTCGCGCCTGATCGAGAAGAAGCTGAAGGACTTCGGCGTCGAGGCGAGCGTCGTCGCCGCGTATCCGGGCCCGGTCGTCACGCGCTACGAGATCGAGCCGGCCACCGGCGTGAAGGGCAGCCAGATCGTCAACCTCGCGAAGGATCTCGCGCGCTCGCTGTCGCTCGTGTCGATTCGCGTCGTAGAGACGATTCCCGGCAAGAACTACATGGCGCTCGAGCTGCCGAACCAGCGCCGCCAGACGGTGCACCTGTCCGAGATCATCGGTTCCGAGGTGTACGCGGCCGCGTCGTCGGCGCTCACGCTGAGCCTCGGCAAGGACATCGGCGGCAAGCCGGTGTGCGCGGATCTCGCGAAGATGCCTCACCTGCTCGTCGCCGGCACGACCGGTTCGGGCAAGTCGGTCGGGATCAACGCGATGATCCTGTCGCTGCTGTACAAGGCGACCGCTGACCAGGTGCGCCTGATCCTGATCGATCCGAAGATGCTCGAAATGAGTGTCTACGAAGGCATTCCGCACCTGCTGTGCCCGGTCGTCACCGACATGCGCCAGGCCGGCCATGCGCTGAACTGGACGGTCGCGGAAATGGAGCGCCGCTACAAGCTGATGAGCAAGCTCGGCGTGCGCAACCTGGCCGGCTACAACAACAAGATCGACGAGGCCGCGAAGCGCGAAGAGAAGCTGCCGAATCCGTTCAGCCTGACGCCGGAAGATCCGGAGCCGCTCGGCCGCCTGCCGAACATCGTCGTCGTGATCGACGAGCTGGCCGACCTGATGATGGTCGTCGGCAAGAAAGTGGAGGAACTGATCGCGCGGATCGCGCAGAAGGCGCGCGCGGCCGGCATCCACCTGATCCTCGCGACGCAGCGTCCGTCGGTCGACGTGATCACCGGCCTCATCAAGGCCAACGTGCCGACCCGGATCGCGTTCCAGGTGTCGTCGAAGATCGACTCGCGCACGATTCTCGACCAGATGGGCGCCGAATCGCTGCTCGGGATGGGCGACATGCTGTACCTGGCGCCGGGCACCGGGCTGCCGGTGCGCGTGCACGGCGCGTTCGTCGGAGATGACGAAGTGCACCGCGTCGTCGAGAAGCTCAAGGAGCAGGGCGAGCCGAACTACGTCGAGGGCCTGCTCGAAGGCGGCACGACCGACGGCGACGAGGGCTCGGCCGGCGCGGGAACCGGCGAAGGCGGCGACGAGTCTGATCCGCTGTACGACCAGGCGGTCGAGATCGTCATCAAGAACCGCCGCGCATCGATCTCGCTCGTGCAGCGCCACCTGCGGATCGGCTATAACCGCGCGGCGCGGCTGCTCGAGCAGATGGAGCAGTCGGGGCTCGTGTCGGCGATGTCGTCGAGCGGCAACCGCGAAATTCTTGTGCCGGCGCGCGACGCGGAATGA
- a CDS encoding ABC transporter ATP-binding protein, translated as MASLSIRDVYKTYPNGVPVLKGVDIEIEDGQFLILVGGSGCGKSTLLNMIAGLETVTSGEICIDGKVVNDLSPKDRDIAMVFQSYALYPSMTVRENISFGLNIRKVPKSEQQQIVDRVSQMLQIQHLLDRKPGQLSGGQRQRVAMGRALARDPSLFLFDEPLSNLDAKLRIEMRAEIKLLHQRLGTTIVYVTHDQIEAMTLGDRIAVMKDGVVQQFGAPQEIYDSPSNLFVAGFIGAPPMNFINGKLIEQGSGIALEVDTGVKRGALNLPFDAAKLKSHVGREVILGLRPERITDVRHAHNGDASHLQPFDVRVDVTEPTGPDTHVFAQVNGKRIVSRVHPAANPQPDQTLSLLFDVSKAVLFDPASEERIA; from the coding sequence ATGGCAAGCCTTTCCATCCGTGACGTGTACAAGACCTACCCGAACGGGGTGCCGGTCCTGAAGGGTGTCGACATCGAGATCGAGGACGGACAGTTCCTGATCCTGGTCGGCGGGTCGGGCTGCGGGAAGTCGACGCTGCTCAACATGATCGCCGGGCTCGAAACCGTGACGAGCGGCGAGATCTGCATCGACGGCAAGGTCGTCAACGACCTGTCGCCGAAGGATCGCGACATCGCGATGGTGTTCCAGTCGTATGCGCTGTACCCGTCGATGACGGTGCGCGAGAACATCTCGTTCGGCCTGAACATCCGCAAGGTGCCGAAGAGCGAGCAGCAGCAGATCGTCGACCGCGTGTCGCAGATGCTGCAGATCCAGCACCTGCTCGACCGCAAGCCGGGCCAGCTGTCGGGCGGCCAGCGCCAGCGCGTCGCGATGGGCCGTGCGCTCGCACGCGATCCGTCGCTGTTCCTGTTCGACGAACCGCTGTCGAACCTCGACGCGAAGCTGCGCATCGAGATGCGTGCCGAAATCAAGCTGCTGCACCAGCGCCTCGGCACGACGATCGTCTACGTGACGCACGACCAGATCGAAGCGATGACGCTCGGCGACCGGATCGCGGTGATGAAGGACGGCGTGGTCCAGCAGTTCGGCGCGCCGCAGGAGATCTACGATTCGCCGTCGAACCTGTTCGTCGCGGGTTTCATCGGCGCGCCGCCGATGAACTTCATCAACGGCAAGCTGATCGAGCAGGGCAGCGGGATCGCGCTCGAAGTCGATACGGGCGTCAAGCGCGGCGCGCTGAACCTGCCGTTCGACGCGGCGAAGCTGAAGTCGCACGTCGGCCGCGAGGTGATCCTGGGCCTGCGGCCGGAGCGCATCACCGACGTGCGCCACGCGCACAACGGCGACGCGTCGCATCTGCAACCGTTCGACGTGCGCGTCGACGTGACCGAGCCGACCGGGCCGGACACGCACGTGTTCGCGCAGGTGAACGGCAAGCGCATCGTGAGCCGCGTGCACCCGGCCGCGAACCCGCAGCCCGACCAGACGCTGTCGCTGCTGTTCGACGTGTCGAAGGCGGTGTTGTTCGATCCGGCGTCGGAAGAGCGGATCGCGTGA
- the lolA gene encoding outer membrane lipoprotein chaperone LolA — translation MQQHSFAMSLRSTRRWLGAALAGASLMLVATHAFAGGTEQLKAFVSQVRSAKGDFTQQIVKAPAKGASAAQAVPKPTDNSSGTFVFARPGKFIWTYQKPYQQVLQADGEKLYVYDRDLNQVTERKLNGALGASPAAILFGSNDLDKNYTLRDAGEKGGIEWLEMLPKAQDTQFQRIGIGFKNGTLAAMELHDVFGNVTLLTFTNIQTNPPLKGDTFKFVVPKGADVITG, via the coding sequence ATGCAGCAACATTCGTTCGCAATGTCCCTTCGTTCGACGCGCCGCTGGCTCGGCGCGGCGCTCGCCGGCGCATCGCTGATGCTCGTGGCGACGCACGCGTTCGCGGGCGGCACCGAGCAACTGAAGGCGTTCGTGTCGCAAGTGCGTTCGGCGAAGGGCGACTTCACGCAGCAGATCGTCAAGGCCCCGGCGAAGGGTGCGAGCGCCGCGCAGGCCGTGCCGAAGCCCACCGACAATTCGAGCGGCACGTTCGTGTTCGCGCGCCCGGGCAAGTTCATCTGGACGTACCAGAAGCCGTACCAGCAGGTGCTGCAGGCCGACGGCGAAAAGCTCTACGTGTACGACCGCGACCTGAACCAGGTCACCGAGCGCAAGCTGAACGGCGCGCTGGGCGCGAGCCCGGCCGCGATCCTGTTCGGCAGCAACGATCTCGACAAGAACTACACGCTGCGCGATGCCGGCGAGAAAGGCGGCATCGAGTGGCTCGAGATGCTGCCGAAGGCGCAGGACACGCAGTTCCAGCGGATCGGCATCGGCTTCAAGAACGGCACGCTGGCCGCGATGGAACTGCACGACGTGTTCGGCAACGTCACGCTGCTGACGTTTACGAACATCCAGACGAATCCGCCACTGAAGGGCGATACGTTCAAGTTCGTCGTGCCGAAGGGCGCCGACGTGATTACCGGCTGA
- the trxB gene encoding thioredoxin-disulfide reductase: MSTPKHAKVLILGSGPAGYTAAVYAARANLSPVLITGIAQGGQLMTTTDVENWPADAKGVQGPELMARFLEHAERFNTEIVFDHIHTAKLHEQPIRLIGDSGEYTCDSLIIATGASAQYLGLPSEEAFMGKGVSACATCDGFFYRGQEVAVIGGGNTAVEEALYLTGIAKKVTVIHRRDKFRAEPILIDRLLEKEKEGAVVIKWDHVLDEVTGEDSGVTGLRIKNVKTGATEDLHVQGVFVAIGHKPNTDLFQGQLEMKDGYILTKSGLHGNATSTSVPGVFAAGDVQDNVYRQAITSAGTGCMAALDAQRYLESLHDKK; the protein is encoded by the coding sequence ATGTCCACGCCCAAACACGCCAAAGTCCTGATTCTCGGTTCCGGCCCCGCCGGCTACACGGCTGCCGTCTACGCGGCACGCGCCAACCTGTCCCCGGTGCTGATCACCGGCATCGCGCAGGGCGGCCAGCTGATGACCACGACCGACGTCGAAAACTGGCCGGCAGACGCGAAAGGCGTGCAAGGTCCGGAGCTGATGGCGCGCTTCCTCGAGCACGCCGAGCGCTTCAACACCGAGATCGTGTTCGATCACATCCACACTGCGAAGCTGCACGAGCAGCCGATCCGCCTGATCGGCGACTCGGGCGAATACACGTGCGACTCGCTGATCATCGCGACCGGCGCGTCCGCGCAGTATCTCGGCCTGCCGTCCGAAGAAGCGTTCATGGGCAAGGGCGTGTCGGCCTGCGCGACCTGCGACGGCTTCTTCTATCGCGGCCAGGAAGTCGCGGTGATCGGCGGCGGCAACACGGCCGTCGAGGAAGCGCTCTACCTGACCGGCATCGCGAAGAAGGTCACGGTGATCCACCGCCGCGACAAGTTCCGCGCGGAGCCGATCCTGATCGACCGCCTGCTGGAGAAGGAAAAGGAAGGCGCCGTCGTGATCAAGTGGGATCACGTGCTCGACGAAGTGACGGGCGAGGATTCGGGCGTCACCGGCCTGCGCATCAAGAACGTGAAGACCGGCGCAACGGAAGACCTGCACGTGCAGGGTGTATTCGTCGCGATCGGCCACAAGCCGAACACCGACCTGTTCCAGGGCCAGCTCGAGATGAAGGACGGCTACATCCTGACGAAGAGCGGCCTGCACGGCAACGCAACCTCGACGAGCGTGCCGGGCGTGTTCGCCGCGGGCGACGTGCAGGACAACGTGTACCGCCAGGCGATCACCAGCGCCGGCACGGGCTGCATGGCCGCGCTCGACGCGCAGCGCTACCTCGAAAGCCTGCACGACAAGAAGTAA
- a CDS encoding replication-associated recombination protein A encodes MSDLFQVEPRRPLAEALRPKTLAEVIGQTHLLGEGKPLRLAFESGKPHSMILWGPPGVGKTTLARLTALAFDCEFIALSAVLGGVKDIRESMEQAKDTLNRTGRHTILFVDEIHRFNKGQQDALLPFVESGLVTFIGATTENPSFEVNSALLSRAQVYVLKSLDDDEMRQLLKRAQETALDGLSFDDKAVDTLVGYADGDARRFLNLLEQAQTAATSAGTATIDAEFVGSAMTLNARRFDKGGDNFYDQISALHKSVRGSSPDGALYWFCRMIDGGADPKYLARRIVRMAWEDIGLADPRALQVANDAAETYERLGSPEGELALGQAVIYLACAAKSNAGYNAFNQAMAFVKQDKSREVPVHLRNAPTKLMKELGYGHAYRYAHDEPNAYAAGETYLPDGMREPRWYKPVPRGLEAKIADKLAWLRELDREAGKKD; translated from the coding sequence ATGTCCGACCTGTTTCAAGTCGAGCCGCGCCGCCCGCTCGCCGAGGCGCTGCGGCCGAAGACGCTCGCCGAGGTGATCGGCCAGACGCATTTGCTGGGCGAAGGCAAGCCGCTGCGGCTCGCGTTCGAATCGGGCAAGCCGCATTCGATGATCCTGTGGGGGCCGCCCGGCGTCGGCAAGACGACGCTCGCGCGGCTCACCGCGCTCGCGTTCGACTGCGAGTTCATTGCGCTGTCCGCGGTGCTCGGCGGCGTGAAGGACATCCGCGAGTCGATGGAGCAGGCGAAGGACACGCTGAACCGCACCGGCCGCCACACGATCCTGTTCGTCGACGAGATCCACCGCTTCAACAAGGGGCAGCAGGACGCGTTGCTGCCGTTCGTCGAGTCGGGGCTCGTGACCTTCATCGGCGCGACGACCGAGAACCCGAGCTTCGAGGTCAACTCGGCCTTGCTGTCGCGTGCGCAGGTGTACGTGCTGAAGTCGCTGGACGACGACGAGATGCGCCAGCTGCTGAAGCGCGCGCAGGAAACCGCGCTCGACGGCCTGTCGTTCGACGACAAGGCGGTCGATACGCTGGTCGGCTACGCGGACGGCGACGCGCGGCGCTTCCTGAACCTGCTCGAGCAGGCGCAGACGGCGGCCACGTCGGCCGGCACCGCGACGATCGATGCCGAATTCGTCGGCAGCGCGATGACGCTGAACGCCCGGCGCTTCGACAAGGGCGGCGACAACTTCTACGACCAGATCTCGGCGCTGCACAAGTCGGTGCGCGGTTCGAGCCCGGACGGTGCGCTGTACTGGTTCTGCCGGATGATCGACGGCGGCGCGGATCCGAAGTATCTCGCGCGGCGTATCGTGCGGATGGCGTGGGAAGACATCGGCCTCGCCGATCCGCGCGCGCTGCAGGTGGCGAACGACGCGGCCGAGACCTACGAGCGGCTCGGCTCGCCGGAAGGCGAGCTCGCGCTCGGGCAGGCGGTGATCTATCTCGCTTGCGCGGCGAAGAGCAACGCGGGCTACAACGCGTTCAACCAGGCGATGGCGTTCGTGAAGCAGGACAAGTCGCGCGAGGTGCCCGTGCATCTGCGCAACGCGCCGACCAAGCTGATGAAGGAGCTCGGCTACGGTCACGCGTACCGTTACGCGCACGACGAGCCGAATGCGTATGCGGCCGGCGAGACGTACCTGCCGGACGGGATGCGCGAGCCGCGCTGGTACAAGCCGGTGCCGCGCGGGCTCGAAGCGAAGATCGCCGACAAGCTCGCGTGGCTGCGCGAACTCGACCGAGAGGCCGGCAAGAAGGACTGA
- a CDS encoding trimeric intracellular cation channel family protein: protein MPHPRLTLAIAVLEAIATLAFAISGFIEARKNRLDSVGTFVVALATAFGGGTLRDILLERRPFYWVVHDDYVIAIFVLALFAPFVLRMLSRLSAERLLLVADAIGLGIFSISGTAIALDAEMPRFIAVMMGVITGVVGGIVRDVLCNDIPLILRDSRPYATCAFVGCWFYLLLVWLQFDSVYSVLLATGFILVARLATFKFDVRLPH, encoded by the coding sequence GTGCCGCATCCTAGGCTGACGCTCGCGATCGCGGTACTGGAGGCGATCGCCACGCTGGCCTTTGCGATCTCGGGGTTCATCGAGGCGCGCAAGAACCGCCTCGACTCGGTCGGCACGTTCGTCGTCGCGCTCGCCACCGCGTTCGGCGGCGGCACGCTGCGCGACATCCTGCTCGAGCGCCGGCCGTTCTACTGGGTCGTGCACGACGACTACGTGATCGCGATCTTCGTGCTCGCGCTGTTCGCGCCGTTCGTGCTGCGAATGTTGTCGCGGCTGTCGGCCGAGCGGTTGCTGCTCGTGGCCGATGCGATCGGGCTCGGGATCTTCAGCATCTCGGGCACGGCGATCGCGCTCGACGCCGAGATGCCGCGCTTCATCGCGGTGATGATGGGCGTGATCACGGGCGTGGTCGGCGGGATCGTCCGCGACGTGCTGTGCAACGACATCCCGCTGATCCTGCGGGATTCGCGGCCGTATGCGACCTGCGCGTTCGTCGGCTGCTGGTTCTACCTGCTGCTCGTGTGGCTGCAGTTCGACTCGGTGTACAGCGTGCTGCTCGCGACCGGCTTCATCCTCGTCGCGCGGCTCGCGACGTTCAAGTTCGACGTCAGGCTGCCGCATTGA
- a CDS encoding carbohydrate ABC transporter permease has product MAAPLSGNGSGAAAARRTSPMSAFADRWIPKLVLAPSVAIAVVFIYGFILITGYLSLTNSRLLPNYEFDGFGRYSDLFQNDVWWTSAANLGWFGIPFIVICVALGLFLAILLDQRIRNEGALRAVFLYPMALSFIVTGTAWQWILNPGLGLEKVMHDWGWTSFSFGWLDDPDKAIFCVVIAAVWQSTGFVMALFLAGLRGVDAEIFKAAQVDGATLPTIYRKIVIPSMRPVFFSVLLILCHITIKTFDLVVALTAGGPGTSSSLPAMFMYTFSFNRGQLGLGAASSVMMLATVVAVLVPLMYMESRSTRNAA; this is encoded by the coding sequence GTGGCTGCCCCTCTTAGCGGAAACGGATCCGGCGCTGCCGCCGCGCGGCGTACGTCGCCGATGTCGGCCTTCGCCGATCGCTGGATCCCGAAGCTCGTGCTTGCGCCGAGCGTCGCGATCGCCGTGGTGTTCATCTACGGCTTCATCCTGATTACCGGCTATCTGTCGCTGACCAATTCGCGGCTGTTGCCGAACTACGAATTCGACGGCTTCGGCCGTTACTCGGACCTGTTCCAGAACGACGTATGGTGGACGTCCGCCGCGAATCTCGGCTGGTTCGGGATCCCGTTCATCGTGATCTGCGTCGCGCTCGGGCTGTTCCTCGCGATCCTGCTCGACCAGCGGATCCGCAATGAAGGCGCGCTGCGCGCCGTCTTCCTCTATCCGATGGCGCTGTCGTTCATCGTCACCGGCACCGCCTGGCAGTGGATCCTGAACCCGGGCCTCGGCCTCGAGAAGGTGATGCACGACTGGGGCTGGACGAGCTTCTCGTTCGGCTGGCTCGACGATCCGGACAAGGCGATCTTCTGCGTGGTGATCGCGGCCGTGTGGCAGTCGACCGGCTTCGTGATGGCGCTGTTTCTCGCGGGGCTGCGCGGTGTCGACGCGGAGATCTTCAAGGCCGCGCAGGTGGACGGCGCGACGCTGCCGACCATCTACCGCAAGATCGTGATTCCGAGCATGCGCCCGGTGTTCTTCTCGGTGCTGCTGATCCTCTGCCACATCACGATCAAGACCTTCGACCTCGTCGTCGCGCTGACGGCGGGCGGCCCGGGCACGTCGTCGTCGCTGCCGGCCATGTTCATGTACACGTTTTCGTTCAACCGCGGCCAGCTCGGGCTCGGCGCGGCGTCCTCGGTGATGATGCTCGCGACCGTGGTCGCGGTGCTGGTGCCGCTGATGTATATGGAATCGAGGAGCACCCGCAATGCAGCCTAA
- a CDS encoding carbohydrate ABC transporter permease has translation MQPKMTISRAVIYAALILFALYFLFPIYVMLSTSFKDLDQLRTGNLLTPPTTWTVDPWVKAWSGACTGVRCDGMKPFFLNSLQMVIPAVLISSLIGAFNGYVLTHWRFRGADALFTMMLVGCFIPFQVILLPMARLQGMLGLANTIPGLVFVHVVYGIAFTTMFFRNFYVSVPAELVKAARIDGAGFFTIFTKILLPVSLPIFMVCLIWQFTQIWNDFLFGIVFSGVDSMPITVALNNLVNTSTGVKEYNVDMAGAIIAALPTLLVYIVAGRYFVRGLTAGAVKG, from the coding sequence ATGCAGCCTAAGATGACGATCAGCCGGGCAGTGATCTATGCGGCACTGATCCTGTTCGCGCTGTATTTCCTGTTTCCGATCTACGTGATGCTGTCGACGTCGTTCAAGGATCTCGACCAGCTGCGCACCGGCAACCTGCTGACGCCGCCCACCACGTGGACCGTCGACCCGTGGGTGAAGGCATGGAGCGGCGCGTGCACCGGCGTGCGCTGCGACGGCATGAAGCCGTTCTTCCTGAACTCGCTGCAGATGGTGATCCCGGCCGTGCTGATCTCGTCGCTGATCGGCGCGTTCAACGGCTATGTGCTTACGCACTGGCGCTTTCGCGGCGCGGATGCGCTGTTCACGATGATGCTGGTCGGCTGCTTCATCCCGTTCCAGGTGATCCTGCTGCCGATGGCGCGCCTGCAGGGGATGCTCGGCCTCGCCAACACGATTCCGGGCCTCGTGTTCGTGCACGTCGTGTACGGCATCGCGTTCACGACGATGTTCTTCCGCAACTTCTACGTGAGCGTGCCGGCCGAGCTCGTGAAGGCCGCGCGCATCGACGGCGCGGGCTTCTTCACGATCTTCACGAAGATCCTGCTGCCGGTGTCGCTGCCGATCTTCATGGTGTGCCTGATCTGGCAATTCACGCAGATCTGGAACGACTTCCTGTTCGGGATCGTGTTCTCCGGCGTCGATTCGATGCCGATCACGGTTGCGCTGAACAACCTCGTTAACACGTCGACGGGCGTGAAGGAATACAACGTCGACATGGCGGGCGCGATCATCGCCGCGCTGCCGACGCTGCTCGTCTACATCGTCGCCGGCCGCTATTTCGTGCGCGGGCTGACGGCGGGCGCGGTGAAGGGGTAA